A genomic stretch from Candidatus Methylacidiphilales bacterium includes:
- a CDS encoding phospholipase D-like domain-containing protein produces MKLLSLLSTAAIIWLHLTTPAHAGTVVGTDWTFTYSEPDDNTNNVGPGEYDPLTSMINSINSLQNGERMYITIYSFTGTALTHGAACKLLQAISNKLPLIPLGQIYLILDAGYLNTPGNTQSHVTDYCGYMINTLAANYPNFRYEIRHITPPALPSSYGIMHKKDYLITPINPGVPGSGRSVVKIGTDNKTTGAYNNQHNSGITFKGDFPSSQPSLNSIGDKLALPMQNELAQMMNSPNNPTDGRYHLDPTKNKNLNTYPHDMAVFNNGKCKVGVRFSPNPNNLPPTNPNANNALLHYVNAIKAAQNTIVIAENKLTHAAITAALIEACDNGKKVYIEIDPVDRNPGGASYPQWQYLLNPANYQNGGRSNLHVLCVDDKFGPPYQRFSGPLNFTNIRLHNKITLIDPGQGLPSSMAIIGSTNKTASALTGTGSGHSDETLAFIKCCEVEKAIYEYLNTILYSCGNLQCSDPSCTGQQALPPLSPDACSQCSPRVNSTAVNTTPADFTLWLPLDETSGNTATSLRGNHVATVGNGYSWTSDGLVDGALSLQYTTPTTDPALTIPHSPELQNDHAFVYDAWLYIPNDNFTVTRGVGGVNLWTKIDFPNATGPGLILGLFDFAPFHPLNPNIVGPRTTYLYAGLRDNNSVSELIQSPPLPVNSCIPNFPTKPVGHSGLCHGSWNFIAIRGKRLPDNRMQFTFRVNDWVSPPITSNQSFASFANTQPVRISTEIGRGSRPPAMRIDEIEWFNHGLISDAALHAIYLAGPHGKNKCNPFIPGPTGRSPYEFPPLDLDIPRDLPPIDLPYPPSPRTRRVIPQEEIDKLQQAQLDYIIKTYNNWKNKISQEIKNIQNSIHALSNNVQTLQKQLTSTRDPRTQNRLRQQIQTINRSISDLRILLLDKQQEFRIGQQYYLQSDLPTEKL; encoded by the coding sequence ATGAAACTCTTATCTCTCCTCTCCACCGCCGCCATCATCTGGCTCCATCTCACAACCCCAGCTCATGCCGGGACCGTAGTAGGAACAGACTGGACGTTCACTTACTCCGAGCCTGACGACAACACCAATAACGTAGGCCCAGGAGAATACGACCCCTTAACGAGCATGATCAACTCGATCAACAGCCTCCAAAATGGCGAACGCATGTATATAACAATATACAGCTTCACAGGCACCGCGCTCACCCACGGCGCTGCATGCAAGCTCCTCCAAGCCATCTCTAACAAACTCCCCCTCATCCCCCTAGGCCAGATCTACCTCATACTGGACGCAGGATATTTGAACACTCCTGGCAACACACAGTCTCACGTAACCGATTACTGTGGTTATATGATTAACACCTTGGCAGCAAATTATCCCAATTTCCGTTACGAAATACGCCACATCACTCCTCCCGCCTTACCCTCAAGCTACGGTATCATGCACAAAAAGGATTACCTTATCACCCCCATTAATCCGGGCGTGCCGGGCTCAGGTAGATCGGTGGTCAAGATTGGGACCGATAATAAAACCACCGGCGCCTACAATAATCAACACAACTCCGGCATCACATTCAAAGGCGACTTCCCATCATCTCAGCCATCTCTGAATAGCATAGGAGACAAGTTAGCTCTCCCCATGCAAAACGAGCTCGCCCAAATGATGAACTCTCCCAACAACCCCACCGACGGGCGATATCATCTCGATCCTACAAAAAACAAAAACCTTAATACCTACCCTCACGATATGGCCGTATTCAACAACGGCAAATGCAAAGTCGGCGTAAGATTCTCCCCCAATCCAAACAACCTACCTCCCACAAATCCCAACGCCAATAATGCTCTCCTTCACTACGTAAACGCCATCAAAGCTGCTCAAAACACCATCGTGATCGCCGAAAACAAACTCACCCACGCCGCTATCACCGCCGCACTCATCGAAGCCTGCGATAATGGAAAAAAAGTCTATATCGAAATTGACCCCGTCGACCGAAACCCCGGAGGTGCATCTTACCCCCAATGGCAATACCTCCTAAATCCTGCAAACTATCAAAACGGCGGCCGGAGTAACCTACATGTTTTGTGCGTCGATGACAAATTCGGCCCGCCTTACCAACGCTTCTCTGGCCCCCTCAACTTCACCAACATCCGTCTCCACAATAAAATCACACTAATTGACCCCGGCCAAGGTCTTCCCTCCTCTATGGCAATCATCGGTTCGACTAACAAAACCGCCAGTGCATTAACGGGCACCGGCAGTGGACATAGCGACGAAACCCTCGCATTCATCAAATGCTGTGAAGTTGAAAAAGCCATTTACGAGTATCTCAACACTATCCTCTATTCATGCGGCAACCTGCAATGCAGCGATCCTTCCTGCACCGGTCAACAAGCCCTTCCACCCCTTTCCCCAGATGCCTGCAGCCAATGCTCCCCTCGTGTAAACTCCACAGCAGTTAACACAACCCCTGCTGATTTCACCCTCTGGCTACCACTTGATGAAACTTCTGGCAACACAGCTACCAGCCTCCGCGGTAACCACGTGGCTACTGTTGGCAACGGATACAGTTGGACATCCGACGGCCTCGTAGACGGCGCCCTGAGTCTGCAATACACTACCCCCACCACCGATCCCGCTCTCACCATCCCACACTCACCTGAACTTCAAAACGACCACGCCTTCGTCTACGACGCCTGGCTTTATATTCCCAATGACAATTTCACAGTCACAAGAGGAGTCGGCGGCGTCAACCTCTGGACTAAGATCGATTTCCCCAACGCAACCGGACCAGGCCTCATCCTCGGCCTATTTGATTTCGCTCCATTCCATCCTCTTAACCCCAATATCGTAGGCCCACGCACAACCTACCTATACGCCGGCCTACGAGACAACAACAGCGTAAGCGAGCTGATACAAAGCCCCCCTCTTCCAGTTAACTCCTGCATACCCAACTTCCCCACCAAACCAGTCGGCCATAGCGGCCTCTGCCATGGTTCCTGGAATTTCATCGCCATCCGCGGTAAACGACTCCCCGACAATCGAATGCAATTCACATTCCGTGTAAATGACTGGGTTTCCCCGCCCATCACCAGCAATCAATCTTTTGCCTCATTCGCCAATACGCAGCCAGTGCGCATATCCACTGAGATAGGCCGCGGATCAAGGCCTCCTGCCATGCGCATCGATGAAATCGAATGGTTTAACCATGGGCTCATCTCCGATGCCGCACTACACGCCATTTACCTAGCCGGCCCCCACGGTAAAAACAAATGTAACCCCTTCATCCCCGGCCCCACAGGACGATCCCCCTACGAATTTCCCCCACTGGATTTAGACATCCCTCGAGACCTCCCCCCCATAGACCTACCCTATCCCCCATCCCCTCGCACCCGAAGAGTCATTCCCCAAGAAGAAATCGATAAATTGCAACAAGCTCAACTCGACTACATCATTAAAACCTACAACAATTGGAAAAACAAAATCTCCCAAGAAATCAAAAACATCCAAAACTCCATCCACGCCCTCTCCAACAACGTCCAAACTCTTCAAAAACAACTCACCTCAACTCGAGATCCACGCACTCAAAACCGCCTCCGCCAGCAAATACAAACCATAAACCGTTCCATATCCGACCTACGAATCCTCCTCTTAGATAAACAGCAAGAATTCCGTATCGGCCAGCAATACTACCTCCAATCCGATCTCCCCACAGAGAAGCTGTAA